The sequence TAGTGGTTGTAAACGGTCGTGTGAGTCTTTCATTCATCTCCATGGTAATTGAGGTGGGGACACATGATAGGAGCTCATTATTAATCACACCTGCAGAAGACGTGAACAAACTTTTGTAGTGGTTAGTAATAAAAAGCCCTAGTTCCTCTTCTCCCTCTACTACACTCCCATCTTCCTTCTTCAATTTTTTAATcacattcctcctcttcctctcaaAAGCTTGGGCGTGGAAAAACTTAGTGTTGCGGTCACCAAACTTCAGCCGGTTTGCATGTGCCCTCTGCCGCCAGTACATATTGTGTTGATCCTCTAGCCGGCTGAGTTTATATTTTAGCATCTGCTCACGATTCACTTGTTGCTAGCTTAAGGGGCTCCGTCTACATGCCTCCAGCTGCTTTTTAACGTTTCGGATCCGCCCCTTCAGCTCCCCCAACACTTCTCTATCCCACTTAGTCAGCTCAGCCCCCACACGTGCAATTCCCTCCCTTACAGTACTGCCTACCTCCAGGAAGGCATCATTCCATGTGTTCTCCACAATCTTCACACACTCATCCTCCTGCAACCACCTTGCCTCGAAACGGAACACTCCCGGACCATGTATCTCTTGCTGCAAGTCGGATCTACCATTTAGCTCCACAATTATCGGACGATGATCCGAATGCCGTGGGTCCCCATTTACAACTTTATGTAAGGGGTAAAGACATCGCCACTCCATGTTTGCAACTGCTCGGTCTAGCCTTTCCCAAGTATAGCCCTCAACCGAATGCCAATTGTTTCTCCAAGTGTACGGGTCTCCAACAAAGCCAAGGTCATCGAGACCGCAACTCTCCAAAGTGTCCCGAAAAGCATCCATGCACCCCTGAGCCCGAGCCAGCCCTCCCTGCTTCTCATTCCTGAAAAGGATCTCATTGAAGTCCCCTAGACAGATCCATGGAAGTTCTGACTGAGCACGCAGCGTCCTCAAGGCCTTCCATGTATTCTCCTTCTTCCCCCATCTCGACTCGCCATACATCCCTGTCAATCTCCACCTCCTCCCATCATCCTCAATCACCTCTACATCGATGTAGTACTTATCATTCCACTTGAGCTCGACATTCACCCCCTTCGCCAGAACAAAGCCAGAACCCCACTCCGACCAACCGGGTCCTTTGCCACCATGTTTGGCATCCCAAGCCGCCACCTCAAGCTGTCTAACTCTTTCTCAAACAATTTTGTCTCCGACCAAAACAAAATGTCAGGCTCTTCCGCCCCCTGGAGCTCCAGGAGACCCCGAACTGCCGGCTagttcccaagcccccggcagttccaagcGATTATCTTCATTGCTTCCCGCAGGGCTGTTTTGATAGCCCCGCTTCACCTTCTGTTACGTTCTCCCCCATCGTCCTTGCTTTCTTTGGTGCTTCACCCTCCTGCCCATCTATCTCCATTGGTGCCCCCTCTTGTTTTGCTCCCACTTGGACCTCTAGTGATGTTTGCATCCCTTTGCTGCTTGATCTAACCCTCCTGGTAAACTTCCCTCCAGCTTTGCCACCTCCCTTTGCACTCCCCTTGTCCCCCTTCACCTCAGATACATTCCTCCCCAGGCCGACACTTTCCCCTGCAACTCCATCGCTCCCTCCTGGCTGCTCAGTCATCATTGCGCCCCCCGAACCACCGTTGGGTGTGCCCAAAAATATCGGTTCCTGAACTAGCACCTTTGCCCTCATGTTCCTTTCCCCCAAAAGTCAAAGCCTTTTTGGCCCTCTGCCCATCATCATCCTTCTTTTCTTTCCCGCCTACATTCTGTTTTTTCATCGGACTAGTGACCTCCTCCTCGCGAACACCCCTGTTCTTTAGCTGATTTGGATCCCCATGGGTTGGTTTCCTCCAGCTCCCGCTATCGCTTCCTGATTTGCTCCTGTTAGAGCATGTATTGTATGATCTGAAGCTGGAGCTGTACCTCCCATCTCCCATGCCCCTGCCTTCTCCCCAACTACCTCTGCTACTAGGTTCACCGCCTCTTTTCGGGATGTACGCTTTCAGCCACGGGCCGAACTGTTGTCTCTCTCCCTTTGCTAACCTGATACTACAATCTTTATCGATATGGTCCAGCAGCCTGCATGTATAGCAGAAATCCGGCAAGAACTCGTATTCAAAGCGGCACCACAGCTCCTCATCCTTTTCTTGTTTTTTCAGATTTTTCCTTGCTGccatctcctcttcctcttcatcacgCATAAAACCTGTCATTAGCGGTTCCCTGATATCAATCCTTGTCTTGACTCGAAGATATCTGCCCACCGCCATACCGTCAGAACCAACATCCACCTCCAGAGTTTTGCCAATAAAGTTTCCTATGGCCTCTCCCGCTTCTCTGCACATCATTCCAAGTGGGAGGTCAAATACTCTAACCCATACAGGGACCCACCAAAACTCATGCGCCTTGATTGTTTTCGTAGGGACGAAATCGTCTATCACTAGTAGTGATTTACCAAACTCCCATGGCCCCTCCTCTAGTGCCTTCCGCTTCCCTGACTGCTGGTGAAAAGTGAATAAGAATATATTATCGCCGAGGTCCTTGCAGTCCAAGCCCTTCAGTGGGCACCACACTCTAGCCAAAGATCCGGCCATCGCCTCCGCCAAAGCGGGTTTGTCCGACATCAACTTTGCAATCGCCTACGGCTCGACCGCCCCCACCTTCCCTCCTCCCTTCAAGACGATCTTCCTCCCCTTCCTCTCTGAATCTGAGAGTTTCAGGCCCTTCATCAGGCCTTCGACCCGCTCCATCTCCACTTCTGACCAGCACCAGATCTAAACTAGGGTTTCGGAAAGTGTTTATTCGACTGCGTGCCCCAGTACACTCGGAAGGCTTATGGTGGACTAGGACGGGCTTGTGGATGAGAAGAGAAGAGGCGGGGCCGAGCGATGGAGAAACAGGggagggcagcggcggcgcggtGAGAACCCTGTCCAGATGCGGTCGCCGCGCGGTCGCCTAACCAGTCGCCAGACCAAACCCCAACCGTCACCCTTGGGACGGACCTGTCCCACGCGTCCTTGGCCATCTTGCAACCTCATAGTTGAAGGTTaataagggcatcttcaacaccgGCCCCCAAAATAGACATAGTATTTGTTCGCGGACGCGTCCGCATAAAGTGGTACCGGCGCGGCCATCCATGCTTGCAGTAAATATTAGCTTGCAATACAAAAGAAGCCGGACATAATTCATGCAAACATGACGGAATTCATGCAAACTGACATAAGTTTGATATATTTTACATAAACCGATGAGATTTCATCTGTTCAAATAAAACCCCAAAAAACCGGATTAATAGCACGAGTATACCTCTTCCATATATCGCCTTCCACTTTACCCATCAAACCGCAATGAAAGGATTTTACATCTTTGCTATTCTCGAAAACAAGATCTTTGCTTTTCAGGGAGTAGCACAGACTGTGGGGCATGTCGATACGATTTATTGGCACGCTCCGTGAAGAAATGCCGCATGTGTAGCCACGACAAGGATAAGAATGCCTTGTGACTCACCAAGGCCCAATAATACATGCAAATTTATCCCACAACACGCAGCTACTGCAATCCACGAGCTGCCACTTCAGAAATGTAGGATCCTTTAGTGTTGTGAATAAAAGATTTTGAAGTATACATTTTCTACTAACGTGCATACGATTTCAAACCAACTGCCACTAATAGCGTCTAATTAAGAAATGTCTTTCCAGCCATCAAGCGTACCTGAGCAAAGTTGTTTTCTTCATTAAGATCCAGCAAATTGCTGGCTTGATTCCGATCTAGTAGGAAGCCACTACACAGATGGTTCAGATTGTTAAAGGGCACAACATCTTTACGGAAGGACAAATCGGTTTTCCCATGGGCAATTAGACCATTTGTAAGCAATGCACTATGTCGACATAAGGAAAGGAAACACCAATAGTGCCAATTAATTCAAAGAAAATTCACACAAAAGCAGCCGAACAATCCCCTGGATGCCACAACTTCCTACTAATTCAGCTCATAGCAGCAGCATGTGCCTGTATTAGTCTCCATGTGTGCTCAATTGGCAAAACAGTCAGTGTGTGTCCACCGGGCATAGCAAGCAGCCGTGGGATGCGAAAGCTACCCACTCGCGTTGCGTCCTGAATTTGGGTTTCTCAAATTAGCCACAGCACACATTATCTCAGGACAAACACAATCCTCCCACCACCAATTGGAGAAACCACCACTCACCCATGGCTGGAACATAATTATTTTTTACTATATTATGAATAAATAATATTATAACATCATATATTCTCCCTATATTCTTTCTTACATTTACGCCACATTTGTATCTCTTGCCTGCCTATCAATTCTCCTTATGAAAAATGAAAATGACAGGCAACAATTGTTGCTTATTCAGAGAGCCAACATTTTCATGTGCATTGGAGAAAATCAGATCCCGTAGTTTGAAGGAATTGAGAAGAGGAAGAGCCAGGCATGATATGTGTAGTGATAAATTCTCATATGATTGGACAAAATCAGGGGTGAGAGGGCACAGATGGTCAGCATGGCTACAGGCCTGGAACAATGGAACGTGGGGAGGCAAGCCACAGGGAGAGAAAAGGTGCATGGACACAAGCCCATGGCAAATTATTGTCGCCTAACCCAATCTCTCACACCATGGCTACCTGATAGTGATAGGTCCCAGCACCCACAGCTGAGGCTCGCGCTCTATTTTCTTTCACACCAACAGCTGCGCGAGCTTCATACACTTCCCCCCCTTCCCAAATCACCGTTCGTCCTTCAACCTCAAACCCAATGGCTTGCAAGGTCGCCGGAGCTGTGGTCCTCTTCGTTCTGCTCATTGCGCAGTACTCATCGAAAGCAGGTGAGCAACTGAGCATCCATCCTGAATTCCTGATGCATCTTCCTAAGAGTTAACTACtgtagtggagagagagagagagagagagagagaattcttCTTCCCGTTCCGTTCCCCCTTTGCTCATTGCCAGTTGGTTTCTTTCTCTTGTACGTTCACCTCCCCACTCCTCCATGGTTTTGTTCTCCCTGAAAGTTATATCTGATGAGAATTATTTGTTCCAGGTAGATTACTTGATAAATTTAAGAGCATGAGATCCCACACTAGCTAAACCACGTGATCACCTTCTGTATTGTGGTCTAGGTGGTTGAGGCGCAATAATTCTAGGTGGTGACTGACGTCCAAAAAGTAAACTCATCCCACGCTACTCTCCACGTCTCTCAAAATGTCAAGGGGAGAACTATAATCCAAAAAGCGAATTCATCCCAtgctgctccctccctctctcaAAATTACTGTATAACTTAGGTGGATCTTGCTGGatcttgctctcgcgcatccaggcTGTCTCACACAGCAAGTATGAATGAACGCTTTAGTAATAAGGGCTATATGTGTTTAACAGTAAAACCTTACTATAATCAGAAACGAAGTCATTGACGCTTTAACTATAGGATTTTGAGAAAATCACACAATTCCAAAACACACTCTACTGCACATAGAACCTTTGCAGTGATCGATAGTGCTCAACAAACCATAACACTCATGTGctacattttgcaaaaaaaaaagtaaCATGTGCTATATTTTGACTTCGGTGCTCCCATGATAGGGTGAGGGGCGTTTTGCTGATGGTGCTTGTAATCATATTAATACTCTGACAACAAAATATAAACATATTAATACTAAACAGTTAGGTAAATCACGATGATTGCGTACAGAATATTTGTATCTCACACATGCAATTCCCTAGTTATTACAGCATTTGGATTACCAATTTACATAATCGTAGGTCAGGCAACACACGTGCATTGCTTGATATAGTGAGGCCTCAAATTAACCGCAAGGCAGTGTTTTCTTCCCAACCGATCATGATGGCTAACAGATTCACCGCCATCGTCTTGTCCGTATAGATACTGCCACTCCTCCTTTACGTGTTCTTGtcatctttttatttttattttgcgtCTTAGCTAATCATTTAGATAGGATTACATATATGTGTTCCTAAGATTTTGCATACATGTTTCAGGACAAAATATCTCTAATTTGAACTTCCATTATGTATTTTAATATAGAGCTCTTTTACGGTGATTGGCGAGTTACGACTAGTAATTTCATGTAACTCCACCTCGGAATTTTTCGGACCGTTAGATCTGGGAAAGTCATTTGAAGATTTATTTTCTGTAAAAAGGGTAAATTAGTAATTGAGCTGCTCCGTCTGTTCCGTTCCGCACGACAAGTTCGTCCCCGTCCCCACGCACGGACGAATCCAATCTCAATCCCCtcgcatagccgccgccgccgccaccctcctctcgCTCCTGCCGCAGGGATCCGGCCGGCCACCAGTACTGCAGGCCCTCCACCGCGGCGCGCCGAGTCGGCGGAAGCCTCCGCTTCCCAGGCGCCCCCTAACCTGCCGCCGACGACAGAGGATCGATCTCTCCACCGTACGCCGGAAACCATACTGCCTCAGGCTGCGCAGTTCCCTCCTGTTTACTCGAGCGGTTTCCCCTCTGACGTCCATCGCCCGTACTACCTCGCCGCAGGCGAGCTTCCCGCCGACTACAGGTAGCTGCATATATGTCCTACTAGCTCCTCCGATCCTCATGTTCGCGTCGTCGTGCGGCCTCGGCAGTCCCATGCTCTGATTGCCACCGAACTACGCCCAACCAACTGCATGTTCAGAGCAATACATTTCCTGATCGCTCTAGTACTTTTGCTCTGTTATTTTGCCTGTTCCCAAGTCTGAACATATTAAGGCCGGCCTGAGGGGATGTTTGCTGAAATCTACTGCTGTTTAATTATATTCATTTCAGCACTTGAATAGGGTGATTTACCAGTTGTACGAATTCTTGGCATGCATGATTAGAGTAGCTGTGAGAGTCTAAATCTGAAATCTTGCTTGCTTATGCCTAGACATGGTTAATTAAATCCTTATCACTGAAAAATAATAAGTATACTGAGAGCAAGCTTATGACTTCTCTAATCATGGAAACATGTGCTTAGCATAATCACAGTCCTTGGGTATGGTGCtttcgttggtgttgtggtgtgATAGTTAGTATTACCATGCGCTTCTTCGCTTGTGAGGCCTTTCCGGCCATGTATCGAACCTATTTGCTTTTGTTCCCATCGCCCCATGTCAAACCTTAGTTGGAATACTCTAAGGGCCTCATTTTAAGGCTGGGCATGTGCCTCCATTCTAAAAAAAAGCATAATCATCTAGTTCGCTCTTCTTGCTATGCTTGTAATTCAAAACCTTGTAGTCATTTTCACTTCAGTTTCCACACGAGTACCAAAATCAAAATTCGGTATTGAATACGGTTTTTATAATTGCAATGTCCATTCTGCTGTGTCATATATTGTAAATGACCTTGTGAATTGTGATGGGACATGAGTTACAACAGTGTTAGTTGTCAATTCATGTATGATATTTGTCTTCTTAATAGTATTATGTTTGCTTCCATATATTTCTAATATGAAAACAATTTTTGGTTGCTGGAGTAAAGATTTAAACCGTCTCCATGTTCCTTATCTATTTCTGCAGTGTCCACAGTGAGCCTTCAGTACATTTTTTTGCAATGTAGCACCATATATCCTTTCTTTGTGAACATAATTGTGGAGCGTGTGCTTAAAGAGTGATCAGCTTAGATACTTTGGTTGACACTTTGCTCAGCGTAGATAGTACAGAAAGAAAGCTTAGTCTGGATCCAGCTGTCTCTGTGCAGATTCCCTTCTGTTGCAAACTAAAGGTTGGATCTTGACTTAAATCACTTGAGCATACAACAGGGATCTTGACTTAGTACAGTAGTTGCATAACATGTGGTTCATTTTGCTGAGACCTGTATCTACATTTTTTGCTAGATTAGCTGCATTCTAAGATGGCACTCCTTTCTGAAAATGAGATTGTCATATCTAGTTCAGTGCTTCGCAAGGAATTTGAAAATATTCATTTCCTACCTTCTATTCTCTTTTTTATAGGACACCATAGGACAGGATCTTGTGTATTCATTCAGCTCTATGCATTAGCAGGCACACTATACTGTTGTATTGACTATTGCCCTGTCGGAACAAATTATGTTGACATACTCAGACCAATGGTTGCTCGTTTTTTCCTAGGTATGTGAAAAGTCAAGGTGACAAACAACTGTGGTATAAGAATGCTGCACATTTGACATCGGATTGTGCACCTGAGGTAACCGCTGATGGTGCTCCAATTGTTCCATGTGGCCTTGTTGCTTGGAGTTTGTTCAATGACACATATACAGTTTGGGTCAATAGGCTGGTTATTCAGGTGAATAAAAAAAGGACATGGCTTGGAAGAGTGACAAAACAATAAATTTGGCAATAATATCTATCCCAGTAACTCCCAGAAGGGAAGTCTTATAGGTGGTGCTAAGCTAAATGAGAGCATACCAGTACGCGGATTTCTCTTTGACCCTGCACATGCATTACTTTTGGTATTAAGGGATCTGTGTGCTGGAATATAGCAGACCTTTATTACAATCGTTTTATGCACACTATAGATTTTTTACTCATTAACAATTTATTCTTCTTGTCTGGTGTTCGAACCATCGGATTGGTGTGTGTACTAGACAGTTGCCAGTCACCGTCGTTTACCTCCAACTCACCGGCCAGCCGCCATCATCTACCTCCTGTCTTATTGGATCGCCGGACAGCCGCCATCGGCTACCTCCCGCCTTGCCGGACAGCGCGGTCGTCTAACTTTGTCTCACCGGACAGCCACCGCTGTCTACCTCTGCCTCGTAGTTAATTGTGTACTAGAAATTCCTTCTGAGAACTTGTTAGGTTATTCTAACTCTGCCATGTATCCAGGATCTTGTTTACTGAATATGTACTTTTAtttagtgattttcattttcatgGCACTTCCatgatttatttcattttttgttatatattttccaagatttttattttatttttccctaATGGCCATGGCGTGAGAGCGGACTGCTAGCGGGCTGGGGGCTTTGGGCGTTGCAATgaagaagttttgcaaaaaaaaaaaatcaaattcaggAGCATTTTAGGTCAAAATTTGAGCcaaaaaaaatcaataaaaattCTCAAAAAATCACACTACCCTATATTCAATCTGGGAAAGTTAAGTTTTGGCGAATAGAAAAAAATAGAAGCAAAATTCAAATTCAGGACCATTTTGGacacgttccgaaacaattccggataAGTAATCTTTATCTGCGAAAAGCAATCAAACCGGTTTCGGCGGcttcggaacatttccggtttttatccccGAAAATTCTCAGAAGTTTTCAGAAtaattctggcatcctccaagaattatcaggcatgtgccgaaaccaatttgacttaatggtataccctgaaacaacttttcagttttaccgaaactattccggtgttctctccggaacttttccgctgtctctgaaacttttctggtgactttctctcagactccctgtgtAGTATTctgcagatagatgacccttaagcgtgtgaccctataggttcggtgaagcatAGACATGACACGAAacactttccgatcaatgatcaacatcagagccgtggacacccatattgacccctatacccacacgaataaatattcgagtgaacctccagttgccgtgtgctagtCATGTTGCTTCGCGATATATTACCAACACCCGAGGTGATATTTACTTGCATCcctgtggatcaacaacttgtccactatgctagttacctcgttaccggttttgttctcttttctcgtttccgtgttccggcatccctatgatcaaatcacattgtgtctggccagacgatgatggataccgtaacaccgagagggcccgagaatatctctccatcgtcggaggagcaaatcccaatcttgagttaTCTCGTTTCTtgccatacttttccgtgaacccgtaagccgccgtaatagccacccagttacgggatgtcgtttaacaaaccccaaagttcacgaagcaagtacgaaggaactcgatactctcatggtctaaggaattatgcaaacattaactttcTCTGTGTTATTAACGATTAACTAGTGaagaatgtatctcatagcataacattaATTCGGatcgattcaacacaagtgttcttctaacaatgtgccctcaaaattgccggcatagacatgcccatgatcaggaaaacaggattatcatgcaatacttgagctagtcttagaggcatgactaggaatacattttacagtttattataccacacgtgcacatgagttttCCTCCGAGCCTTGTGTTATTGCAGAAttgagaatcattgcagttatagcatggaacataaactttcattacaaactttggagatacaaaataactgttattactgcctctagggcatatctcctacacagtATGGCCCATAGTGC comes from Triticum aestivum cultivar Chinese Spring chromosome 5B, IWGSC CS RefSeq v2.1, whole genome shotgun sequence and encodes:
- the LOC123115311 gene encoding uncharacterized protein, with amino-acid sequence MACKVAGAVVLFVLLIAQYSSKAVRFIFCKKGKLVIELLRLFRSARQVRPRPHARTNPISIPSHSRRRRHPPLAPAAGIRPATSTAGPPPRRAESAEASASQAPPNLPPTTEDRSLHRTPETILPQAAQFPPVYSSGFPSDVHRPYYLAAGELPADYRYVKSQGDKQLWYKNAAHLTSDCAPETVASHRRLPPTHRPAAIIYLLSYWIAGQPPSATSRLAGQRGRLTLSHRTATAVYLCLVVNCVLEIPSENLLGYSNSAMYPGSCLLNMYFYLVIFIFMALP